The Stackebrandtia nassauensis DSM 44728 genome includes the window GCGCATCTTCTGGCGGCGTTCGAGTTCCTTGATCTGGCCCGCGTTGCCGCGGGTGGCTTTGCTGGCGCCCTTTCCGGTGCCGCCCTTGCCCAGCGCGGTTTCGAGTTCGGCGATCTCGCGTTCGGCCTGGCCCTTGGTGGCGTCGGTCGCTTCGGATTCGGAGGCTTCGATGATGGCGTCGGCGGCGGTGAAACAGGCGCCGACGCTGGACAGCTGCCGGGGCACGCCCAGGACGGTGTCGCGGCGGTCGCGGGCCTGCGGGTCGGTGGCCAGGCGTTTGGCCCGGCCGACGTGACCTTGGGCCGCGGACGCGCAGAGGCGCGCCAGCGAGGGGTCCACGCCGTCGCGGGTCTCCAGCAGCCGCGCCACCGCCGCGACGGAGGGCTGGCGCAGCGGGACCAGCCGACAGCGGGACCGGATCGTCACCGAGATCTCGGCGGGGTTGGACGAGGGGGCGCACAGCAGGAAGACGGTGCGCTCGGGGGGTTCCTCTATGGACTTCAGCAGCGCGTTCCCGGCCGCCTCGGTGAGCCGGTCGGCGTCTTCGATGACGAGGACGCGCCACCGGCCGGTGCCCGGCGCGCGCTGGGCGGTGCCGATGAGGTCGCGCATGACGGACACGCCGATGGTGACGCCGTCGGGGATGACGTGGGTGACGTCGGCGTGGGTGCCGCCCAGGACGGTGTGGCAGGCCGGGCAGCTGCCGCAGCCCTGGTTCGGGCACTGCAACGCGGCGGCGAAGGCCCGCGCGGCCACCGAACGACCCGAGCCGGGCGGCCCGGTGAACAGCCACGCGTGCGTCATTCCGGCGGCGCCGCTGGTGGCGGCGGCCACCGCGTCGGTCAGGGTCTGGACGGTGTCCTCCTGGCCGATGAGCCTGTCGAAGATCTCGCCGGTCATGGCCTCATTCTCCACGCGCGACCGACACTCGTCACAGCGTCGCCTTTCCGGGGGCGAACTTCACGGTCTTGTCCTCGGCGTGCGCGTCCATCGGCGGGTTGGGATCGTCGTCATCGGCGGTCTCGCCCGGCACCGGCGGCACCACGGCGGCCACCCGTTCGGAGACCTTGGCCGCGATGTCCTCGGGGGACTGGGTCGCGTCCACGACCAGGTAGCGCGACGAGTCGTCGGCGGCCAGGTCGCGGAACTTCTCCCGCACCGCCTCGTGGAAGGTCAGCGCCTCCTGCTCCAGCCGGTCCCCGGCCGAGCCCTTGGTGGCGCGCACCAGGCCGACGCGCGGGTCGATGTCCAGCAGCACCACCAGGTCCGGCTTGAGTCCGCCGGTGGCCCAGTGCGACAGCCAGGCGACCTCGTCGGCGGGCAGTTCGCGTCCGGAACCCTGGTAGGCCAGCGAGGAGTCGACGTAGCGGTCGGAGATGACCACCGCGCCCCGGTCCAGCGCCGGGCGTACCACTTTGGACACGTGCTGGGCGCGGTCGGCGGCGTACAGCAGCGCCTCGGTGCGCGGACTGGGCGAGGTCCCCGACTCCGGGTCCAGCAGCAGGGTGCGGATGCGCACGCCCAGTTCGGTGGCGCCGGGCTCGCGGGTCAGCACCACCTCGTGGCCGCGCTGCCGCAGCCAGGCCGCCAGCTTGACGGCCTGTGTGGACTTGCCGCTGCCCTCGCCGCCCTCGAACACCACGAAGGTCCCGCCCGCCGGTGACTCGTGCACCAGCGGCCGTCCCCGCATCGAACCCCACAGGTCCTTGATCACCGGCACCCCCGGTTTGTCGTCCATCTGCCGGAAAGCAATGTAACCGGTCAGCACACCGACGACGGCGGCGATCAGCAGCAGGATGCGTCCGAAGGAGAAGTCGAAGGTCAGCGGGCCGATGTCGACCTGGCGGGCGGAGCCGTAGCCGCCGATGACCGAGGCGGCCGAGATCGTGACCATCAGGACCACCCGGGCGCTGGTGGAGATGAACGCGAACATCCGGCCGCGCACCGTGTCCTCGACCTCGCGGCCCAGCAGCGTGATCCCGGACAGGAACGCCATTCCGGCGCCCGCGCCGACGATGAGCGTCCCGACGATCGCCACCCACAGGTGCGGCGCCAGGCCGTCGACCAGCAGCCCGAAGCCGCCCACCACGATGCTCATGCCGAACCAGCGGCGTCGCGACAGCTGTCCCACCAGCGCCGGACCCGCGACGATGCCCAGGCCTAGACCGACGAAGACGGTGGCGAACAGGACGGTGAAGGCGGCCTCGCCGCCGCCCAGCGAGCGCGCGAAGAACTGGCCGGTGCCGATGATGACCCCGGCTCCGGCGAAGGCGCCCAGGATGCCCAGCACCAGGCCGCGCACCATCTTGTTGCGTCCCATGTGGCGCCAGCCGTCGGCGAAGTCGCGCAGCATGCCGCGCTGTTCCTTCGGCGCCTGCCCGGGTTCGTTGCGGCGCACGCTGATCTCGGGGATCCGGAAGAACACCACCGCGGCGGCGGCCAGGAAGGTCAGCGCGTTGAGGTACAGCCCGATCGCGGCCGGGGCCGCCCAGTCGCCGACCTCGCCCAGCGCCCCGGCCATCCAGTTGGCCTCCAGCACCGACATGACCCCGGCGGCGATCACGGGCGCGAAACCGTAGGTGGTCACGAGCGTCAGCTGGTTGGCGGCCTCCAGCCGGCTGCGGGGCAGCAGGTTGGGGACGGCGGCCTCCTTGGCGGGCATCCACATCATGCCGACGGCCTCGATGAGGAAGGTCGCGATCGCGGTCCAGCCGGCGGCCTTGACACCGACGCCGGTCCACATCGCCACCAGCGGAACCGAGGCGAACAGCGCGAACCGCAGCGTGTCGCACACGGCCATGGTGATCCGGCGGTCCCAGCGGTCGGCGAACACCCCGGCCAGCGGGCCCAGCAGCAGCGAGGGGATCAGCCGCACCACGATGACGAGGCTGAACGCGGCGCCCTGCGCCGTGGTGTTGTCGAACTGGGACGCGGCGAACAGCGACATGGCCAGCAGACCCAGCCAGTCCCCGGTCGCCGACAGTCCCAGCACCAGCCACAGGCGCCGGAACGGACGGATGCGCAGGACCGCTTTGAGATCCGAAACGCCCGACATACGTGGTCCGCCTTCGTCACAGTGGGTAAATACCCGCTCGTCTATACGAATGACAGCGTATCGGCGCGGCCCGGCGAGCCTTTGCCGCCTCGCCTATGGGTGTCGCGGCACTATGCTGAAGAACATGAGCAAGTTTCACGACAGTGTGGCGTTGCGGCAGCGCTACGACACCGCCACCGCCAAACTGGCGGCCCCGCTGGCGATCGTCGATCTGGACGCCTTCGACGCCAACGGCGCCGCGATGCGGGAGCGCGCCGTCGGCCTGCCGATCCGGGTCGCGTCGAAATCACTGCGCTGTCGGCAACTGCTGCGCCGGGCGCTGGCCGGGCCCGGCTACGCCGGGATCCTGTCGTTCAGCCTCGCCGAGTCACTGTGGCTGGTGGAGAACGAGGTCAGCCGCGACGTCGTGGTCGGCTACCCCGACGCCGACGCGCTGAGCATCGCGGCGCTGGCCACCGATTCCTCGGCCGCCGCCGCGATCACGCTCATGGTCGACGACGTCGCGCAGCTGGACCTCGTCGACGCGGTCCTGCCGCCGGTGAAACGCCACCGGCTGCGGGTGTGCCTGGACCTCGATGCCTCCTATCGGGTGCTGGGCAACCACCTGGGCACCCGCCGCTCACCGGTGCACACGCCGCTGGAAGCCGTCCGGCTGGCTCGCAAGATCAAGGCCCGCAAGGGTTTCGACCTCGTCGGCATCATGAGCTACGAGGGCCAGATCGCCGGGCTCGGCCAGGGCAGCGGTCCCTCGGCGTCGATGCTGCGACTGGTCCAGGACCGGTCGTTTCGCGAACTCGTCGAGCGGCGCGGCAAGGCCGTCGCGGCGGTGCGGCAGGTCGCCGAGCTGGAGTTCGTCAACGGCGGCGGCACCGGCTCGCTGTCCCGCACCGCCTCCGACCCCTCGATCACCGAGCTCACCGCGGGCAGCGGCTTCTACGGCCCGGCGCTGTTCGACGAGTACGACGACTTCCGGCCCCGTCCGGCCGCCGCGTTCGCGCTGTCGGTGGTGCGCCGCCCCGGTCCGGGATTCGCGACCGTCCACGGTGGTGGTTGGATCGCCTCCGGCAAGACCGGCCCGTCCCGGCAACCGCGCCCGTGGCTGCCGTCCGGCCTGCGGCTGACCGGGATGGAGGCCGCCGGGGAGGTGCAGACGCCGGTCACCGGTCCCGCGGCCGATTCGCTGCGCGTCGGCGACCGGGTCTGGTTCCGGCACGCCAAGGCGGGCGAACTGTGCGAGCGCGTCAACGAACTGCACCTTGTGGAGGGCGACCGGATCGCCGACACGGTGCCGACCTACCGCGGCGAGGGCAAGGCGTTCCTGTAACCCGGTCGCGTCGCGGTCCACATCGTTCGGCCCCCAGAGGATGTAGTTGGCGGCCCGGAAGAGGATCTCGAGCCGGTCGCGGCCGTCGTGGTCGGCGGCCAGCAGCGGGCTGCCGATCGCCAGGCAGAACGCCAGCAGGCTGCGGGCCTCGACCTCGACCGGATCGGGGCACACCAGACTGAACTGTTCCCGCAGCAGCGCCAGCCGTCGGTTGTCGACCCGGCGCAGCCGTTCGGCGACCGCCTCGTCGCGTCGCGCCCAGTCCCGCATGGCCAGGTCGAGCGGCAGCCGGTCGCCGGACAGCGTCAGCTGACCCGCCAGCCGGATCCGGGCCCGCGGGTCGGCCTCGGTGCTGTCGAGCTGTTCGAGCACGTCGTCGATGCTCTCGCGCTCCCAGGTGTCGAGCATCGCCGTGATGAGCGCGCCGCGGTCGGCGAAGAACCCGTAGAAACCACCCTTGGTCACCTTGAGCGACTTGGCGAGGCTCTCGATCCGCACCGCGTCCGGGCCGCCGTCGGCCAGGGCCTTCAGGCCCGCGGAGATCCATGTCTCGCGAGGGGTGCGCGCTGTCGCCACGGTGTGTCCCTTCCCACGTCCCACCATATATACGGAGCCGTATAAATGGGGCTATCGTTTATACGGTACCGAATATTACCGGCCCGGACCGCGAGGTCCGGACCCCTTCCGCAACGGAGATGAACGTGACATGAGCACCACAACCGCGCAGCCCACCGACAGCAGACCCGCGACACTGACCACGGTGGCGGGCTGGTTCATGGTGGTGACCGCGCTCGCACACAGCATCGTCGGCATCTTCATGTTCGCCGGGGAATGGCCCAAGATCCTCACCGGCGAACTGCAGTGGGACATGACCGTCACCCGGGACTTCCAGACCCACCTGGCCTTCTGGTTCGTGCCCGGCAGCTTCGCGCTGCCGACGATCATCCTCGGCCTGGTGGCCATCAGCCGGGGCCGCGAAGGCCGCACCCTGCCCGTCTACGTCGCGTGGATTCTGCTGGCCGACGCCATCGTCGGCGGCTGGATGGTGTTCCCGTCCGGCCACGTCTGGGGCCTGATCCCGATCACCCTGCTGTTCATCGCCCACCACCGCGCCAAGCGACTCAGGAACGCCACGGCCCTGTCGTGATGACCCGCGCGCACCGGTCGCGATCCACTTTGACCAGCTCACCGTTGGGCACGTCATTGTGATGCGCCCGCTCCCGCGCCGCCCGCACACCCCGGCCACCGGACGAATGCCGCCGCACCAACCGTCGCAGCCGCTCCTCGTCCGGTGTCTCCACATACCACAGTTCAATGGCGAGGTCCGCGATCTCGCGCCAGCCCTCGGCCGGGCTGGCCAGGTAGTTGCCCTCGGTCACGACCAGCCGCACCCCGGGAGCCACGACGTGCCGGGCCGCGATCGGTTCGTGCAGCGTCCGGTCGTAGTCGGGCACGTAGACGTCGCGGGAACGCTCCGCCAGCAGTCGCCGCAGCAGCGCCAGGTAGCCGTCCACGTCGAAGGTGAAGATCGCGCCCTTGCGATCGGCGACGCCCAGCCGCTCCAGCTGCGCGTTGGACAGGTGGAAACCGTCCAGCGGCACATTGGCCGCGGTGCCGGGCCCGAAGCGCCGGTTGAGCCCGTCCACCAGCTCGCGTGCCAAAGTGGACTTCCCGGCGGCGGGCGGTCCCGCCAGGCCCAGGACGCGCCGCTGCCCGGCGTCGGGGACCAGGGCCGCGGCGGCGGCGAGCGTGTCGGACATGACAGCGACCGTAACGCGAAGGACCCCGCCACCGGAGCAAGTGACGGGGTCCTCCGTGTCGGTTCAGGTCAGTGCTGCCTGGTTCCCTCGGGCAGTTCGCCCTTGCCCGCGGGGACCTGCGGATCGCTCCAGCCCAGGTACACGTCGCCGTAGTAGCCCAGGTCGTCGCTGTGACCGATGGCGCCGCCGACACTGGAGGCCCAGAAGCCCCCGTTGCCGTCGGCGACACCGACGTGGCCGTACTCGCTGGTGTTCCAGAAGACGAACGCGCCCAGCGGCGGGTTGGTGTCGCCCGGGTGGGCCGTGCCCGCCTCGTTGGTGGCGTTCCAGTGATCGATGGCCGAAGGCCATACTCCGGTGGTGCCGTAAGCGTTCTCGGCCGCCATCTCGCACATGCCCTCGTACTCGGAGCTGCCTTCCCGCTCCTGGTACCACTCGATGGCGCCCTGCGGGGTCCCGTCGGCGGGACTCTTCTGACTCTGCTCCTGCTGGTCGACCGTCGTCGCCGGCGACTCAGCCGAGGCGAGAGCGGGGACGAACGCGAGTGCCAGGGCCGCGATCGCCGCCGCAGCGCCGATGACCAGTCTGGTGACTGCCTTCTTCTTCATGAGATCTCCTGTGGGGCAGGGGAAGAGTGCGGGGACCATCATGCATATGCGGTATACAAACCCTCCATGACTTCACAGGGTGATCGTCAGGTAGACGCGGACAGTCTTGCCGTGCTTGGCAATCCGGCCCTGCCCCTGGTGTCGACGGTGATCGTCGTCTTAGCACCGTCCATAGAGACCTTCACGTTCTCGTCCGCCTCGATGACCGCGCTGGTGGCGCGGGCCACGACGACGGTGACGACGACGCCCGACTGCTTCGGATCGCTGACGGCCACGGCGATCTCGCCGCCGTCCTCGACCATCACCACCGAGGACGGCTGATCGACGGTGATGACACCGTCCGCCGTCCCCGGGTTCCAGAAGTTGGCGGCCCGCCGCCCCCGCGCGCCACGCACCGCGTGCACGTCCGCGCTGTTGTCGGTCACCGTGACGGACGGATCGGCGGCGTAGGCCGCCGTCGCCTCGGCATCGGCTCCCGGCAGCACGGTGTACTCATAGGACGCCGCGCTCGGTGCCGCGCCGTGGTCGAACCACACCGTCGCGAAGTCGCGCGTCACCTCATCGCCCTCGCCGCCCTCGGGATCGGCGCCGATGTCCGACCAGCGGCCGGTTCGCCTGTCGCCCAAGCCCCGCAGCCCCTCGGTGGAACCGGTGAACACGTATCCGCCCGCGCCCGGAACGCTCAACCACCCCACCCCCGACAGCGACGCGTCCCAGCCGTCGGAATCGACGCCCTCGCCGTCCACGGTGATGGTGGTACCACCGTCGGGAACCCTCCGGTTCTCCACAGTAGTCTGAGCCGCCACCTCGCTCGCGGTGATGTCACTCCCCAGCGCCACCACCACATCCCCGACGGTGAACCAGGACTTCTTGCCCTTCAGGTCGATCGGCGCCTCGGTACCCGGATCGGTCTGGGCCGTGAACGCCATCCCGTAGGCCCCCAAGCCGTCCCCGAGACTGGAACCGCCCACCCACTTGTTCGGACCCAGATGCGCCCCGAACCCGGTGTCGGTGGCCGAACGCGGATACGTCGCCTCGGTGGCCACAGTGGTCCCCGCCAGCCGGTAGGGATCGACCGTCGGCCAGAAGCCGTCGCTGTACTGCGCCAGATCACCGGTGTACAGATAGGTCATTCCCTCGCCGGTGTAGAACCCGTACAGGTTCTCGCCGTTGCCCGACTCATACGCCGCGATCCGGT containing:
- a CDS encoding nucleoside/nucleotide kinase family protein → MSDTLAAAAALVPDAGQRRVLGLAGPPAAGKSTLARELVDGLNRRFGPGTAANVPLDGFHLSNAQLERLGVADRKGAIFTFDVDGYLALLRRLLAERSRDVYVPDYDRTLHEPIAARHVVAPGVRLVVTEGNYLASPAEGWREIADLAIELWYVETPDEERLRRLVRRHSSGGRGVRAARERAHHNDVPNGELVKVDRDRCARVITTGPWRS
- the tmk gene encoding dTMP kinase, whose product is MSGVSDLKAVLRIRPFRRLWLVLGLSATGDWLGLLAMSLFAASQFDNTTAQGAAFSLVIVVRLIPSLLLGPLAGVFADRWDRRITMAVCDTLRFALFASVPLVAMWTGVGVKAAGWTAIATFLIEAVGMMWMPAKEAAVPNLLPRSRLEAANQLTLVTTYGFAPVIAAGVMSVLEANWMAGALGEVGDWAAPAAIGLYLNALTFLAAAAVVFFRIPEISVRRNEPGQAPKEQRGMLRDFADGWRHMGRNKMVRGLVLGILGAFAGAGVIIGTGQFFARSLGGGEAAFTVLFATVFVGLGLGIVAGPALVGQLSRRRWFGMSIVVGGFGLLVDGLAPHLWVAIVGTLIVGAGAGMAFLSGITLLGREVEDTVRGRMFAFISTSARVVLMVTISAASVIGGYGSARQVDIGPLTFDFSFGRILLLIAAVVGVLTGYIAFRQMDDKPGVPVIKDLWGSMRGRPLVHESPAGGTFVVFEGGEGSGKSTQAVKLAAWLRQRGHEVVLTREPGATELGVRIRTLLLDPESGTSPSPRTEALLYAADRAQHVSKVVRPALDRGAVVISDRYVDSSLAYQGSGRELPADEVAWLSHWATGGLKPDLVVLLDIDPRVGLVRATKGSAGDRLEQEALTFHEAVREKFRDLAADDSSRYLVVDATQSPEDIAAKVSERVAAVVPPVPGETADDDDPNPPMDAHAEDKTVKFAPGKATL
- a CDS encoding DNA polymerase III subunit delta' produces the protein MTGEIFDRLIGQEDTVQTLTDAVAAATSGAAGMTHAWLFTGPPGSGRSVAARAFAAALQCPNQGCGSCPACHTVLGGTHADVTHVIPDGVTIGVSVMRDLIGTAQRAPGTGRWRVLVIEDADRLTEAAGNALLKSIEEPPERTVFLLCAPSSNPAEISVTIRSRCRLVPLRQPSVAAVARLLETRDGVDPSLARLCASAAQGHVGRAKRLATDPQARDRRDTVLGVPRQLSSVGACFTAADAIIEASESEATDATKGQAEREIAELETALGKGGTGKGASKATRGNAGQIKELERRQKMRLTRAQRDTLDRALVDLAAFYRDVLIQGLGARVDPIHPDAAEAVTAAASRWSPESVIRRIDAILQCRIAIDRNVRPRIAVESMMLKLWQG
- a CDS encoding amino acid deaminase/aldolase, whose amino-acid sequence is MSKFHDSVALRQRYDTATAKLAAPLAIVDLDAFDANGAAMRERAVGLPIRVASKSLRCRQLLRRALAGPGYAGILSFSLAESLWLVENEVSRDVVVGYPDADALSIAALATDSSAAAAITLMVDDVAQLDLVDAVLPPVKRHRLRVCLDLDASYRVLGNHLGTRRSPVHTPLEAVRLARKIKARKGFDLVGIMSYEGQIAGLGQGSGPSASMLRLVQDRSFRELVERRGKAVAAVRQVAELEFVNGGGTGSLSRTASDPSITELTAGSGFYGPALFDEYDDFRPRPAAAFALSVVRRPGPGFATVHGGGWIASGKTGPSRQPRPWLPSGLRLTGMEAAGEVQTPVTGPAADSLRVGDRVWFRHAKAGELCERVNELHLVEGDRIADTVPTYRGEGKAFL
- a CDS encoding DUF6463 family protein, which encodes MSTTTAQPTDSRPATLTTVAGWFMVVTALAHSIVGIFMFAGEWPKILTGELQWDMTVTRDFQTHLAFWFVPGSFALPTIILGLVAISRGREGRTLPVYVAWILLADAIVGGWMVFPSGHVWGLIPITLLFIAHHRAKRLRNATALS